A window from Molothrus aeneus isolate 106 chromosome 26, BPBGC_Maene_1.0, whole genome shotgun sequence encodes these proteins:
- the CACNG5 gene encoding voltage-dependent calcium channel gamma-5 subunit, with product MLLAMSACSRKALTLLSSVFAVCGLGLLGISVSTDYWLYLEEGIVQPQNQTAEIKLSLHSGLWRVCFLAGEERGRCFTIEYVMPMNIQLTSESTINVLKMIRSATPFPLVSLFFMFIGFILSNIGHIRPHRTILAFVSGIFFILSGLSLVVGLVLYISSINDEMLNRTKDSESFFNYKYGWSFAFSAISFLLTESAGVMSVYLFMKRYTAEDLYRPHPSFYRPRLSNCSDYSGQFLHPDAWARGRSPSDISSEASLQMNSNYPALLKCPDYDQMSSSPC from the exons ATGCTGTTGGCGATGAGCGCCTGCAGCAGGAAGGCGCTGACCCTGCTCAGCTCAGTGTTCGCCGTCTGCGGCCTCGGCCTCCTGGGCATCTCCGTCAGCACCGACTACTGGCTCTACCTGGAGGAGGGCATCGTCCAGCCCCAAAACCAGACAGCTGAGATCAAGCTCTCActgcactcagggctctggagggTCTGCTTTCTGGCAG GTGAGGAGCGTGGCCGGTGCTTCACCATCGAATACGTCATGCCCATGAACATCCAGCTGACCTCTGAATCCACAATCAACGTCCTGA AGATGATCCGCTCTGCCACCCCCTTCCCTCTGGTCAGCCTCTTCTTCATGTTCATCGGCTTCATCCTGAGCAACATCGGCCACATCCGGCCCCACAGGACCATCCTCGCCTTCGTCTCGGGGATATTCTTCATCCTCTCAG GTCTGTCACTGGTGGTGGGGCTGGTCCTCTACATATCCAGCATTAATGATGAGATGCTCAACAGGACCAAGGACTCGGAGTCGTTCTTCAATTACAAATATGGGTGGTCCTTTGCCTTCTCTGCCATCTCATTCCTTCTCACAGAG AGCGCCGGGGTGATGTCCGTGTACCTGTTCATGAAGCGCTACACGGCCGAGGACCTCTACAGACCCCACCCCAGCTTCTACCGGCCCCGCCTGAGCAACTGCTCCGACTACTCGGGGCAGTTCCTGCACCCCGACGCGTGGGCGCGGGGCCGCAGCCCCTCGGACATCTCCAGCGAGGCGTCCCTGCAGATGAACAGCAACTACCCAGCCCTGCTCAAGTGCCCTGACTATGACCAGATGTCCTCGTCCCCGTGCTga